In Dioscorea cayenensis subsp. rotundata cultivar TDr96_F1 unplaced genomic scaffold, TDr96_F1_v2_PseudoChromosome.rev07_lg8_w22 25.fasta BLBR01000808.1, whole genome shotgun sequence, a single genomic region encodes these proteins:
- the LOC120255053 gene encoding LOW QUALITY PROTEIN: probable inositol transporter 2 (The sequence of the model RefSeq protein was modified relative to this genomic sequence to represent the inferred CDS: deleted 2 bases in 2 codons) — protein sequence MDVDNAGVAENHLKECFSLVWKNPYVLRLAFSAAIGGLLFGYDTGVISGALLYIRDDFSSVDQKTWLQGIIVSTAVIGGILGAAIGGWTNDRFGRRFSILIADALYFFGAVILTWTPGPSLLIVRRAFAGLGVGLASMTSPLYISEISPAEVRGALISINCFMLTGGQFLSCLINLAFTHAPGTWRWMLGVAGVPALLQFILMFFLPESPQWLYKKGRQAAAEATLRKIYPAEEADKEIQALKDSIAAETNNEEGSSEKINIVKLLKTKTVRRGLIAGVGLQMFQQFVGINIVMYYSPTIIQLAGFASNQTALALSLVTSGLNAMGSIVSIYFIDRTGRKKLLIISLCGLILSLEFLSVVFYASTSHPPRVSTMETFHFSPYTCPDFRLATTTNWDCSKCLKASSPDCGFCASKSNKLFPGACLMSNDTVKDLCQNEGRLWYTRGCPSKHGWLALIGLALYIIFFSPGMGTAPWIMNSEIYSLRFRGVCGGIAATANWVSNLIVAQSFLSLTQAIGISLTFLFFGTISVVALLFVMVFVPETKGLAIEEVEKMLEKKDVHFVFWKRQAG from the exons ATGGACGTTGATAATGCTGGTGTTGCTGAAAATCATCTCAAAGAGTGTTTTTCACTTGTTTGGAAGAACCCTTATGTTCTTAGACTTGCTTTTTCTGCTGCAATTGGTGGCCTTCTCTTTGGCTATGATACAG GTGTGATTTCTGGTGCACTGCTTTACATCCGTGATGATTTCTCATCTGTTGATCAGAAAACATGGTTACAG GGTATCATCGTGAGTACTGCAGTTATAGGAGGAATACTGGGAGCAGCAATTGGAGGCTGGACCAATGATAGATTCGGAAgaagattttcaattttaatagcAGATGCCTTGTACTTCTTCGGTGCTGTAATTTTAACTTGGACACCAGGGCCGTCACTACTTATTGTAAGACGTGCTTTTGCTGGTCTCGGTGTTGGGCTAGCATCAATGACATCCCCGCTCTACATATCAGAAATTTCTCCGGCTGAAGTACGCGGTGCACTTATCAGTATCAATTGTTTTATGCTTACTGGAGGCCAGTTTCTGTCATGCCTCATCAACCTAGCATTCACCCAT gcACCTGGAACTTGGAGGTGGATGCTTGGGGTAGCAGGAGTTCCTGCTTTATTGCAGTTCATACTAATGTTTTTCCTTCCAGAATCACCGCAATGGCTTTACAAGAAG GGAAGACAAGCAGCAGCTGAGGCAACACTGAGAAAAATATACCCTGCTGAAGAAGCAGATAAAGAAATACAAGCATTGAAAGACTCAATTGCAGCAGAAACCAATAATGAAGAAGGATCATCAGAAAAAATCAACATTGTTAAGTTGCTAAAAACAAAGACGGTAAGGAGAGGACTCATTGCAGGAGTTGGTCTTCAGATGTTTCAGCAATTTGTTGGCATAAACATAGTTATGTACTACAGTCCAACCATTATTCAGTTAGCCGGTTTCGCATCAAACCAAACAGcacttgctctctcacttgtaaCTTCAGGTCTTAATGCAATGGGTTCGATTGTCAGCATTTACTTCATAGACAGAACAGGGAGGAAGAAGCTTCTGATCATTAGTCTATGTGGCCTCATTCTTTCACTTGAGTTTTTATCAGTTGTCTTCTATGCAAGTACATCACACCCACCCAGAGTTAGCACAATGGAAACATTCCATTTCTCTCCTTATACCTGCCCAGATTTCCGTTTGGCAACTACTACTAACTGGGATTGCTCAAAATGCCTCAAAGCTTCTTCTCCGGACTGTGGATTTTGtgcttccaaatcaaacaag TTATTCCCAGGAGCATGT TTGATGTCAAATGACACAGTG AAAGACTTATGCCAAAATGAAGGAAGACTATGGTACACCAGAGGATGTCCAAGTAAACATGGATGGCTAGCTCTGATTGGATTAGCCTTGTATATCATATTCTTCTCCCCAGGGATGGGAACGGCGCCTTGGATTATGAACTCAGAGATATATTCCTTGAGGTTCAGAGGAGTCTGTGGAGGAATTGCAGCAACTGCTAATTGGGTTTCAAATCTAATTGTTGCACAGTCTTTCCTTTCGCTAACACAAGCCATTGGGATTTCCCTGACATTCTTGTTTTTTGGTACGATTTCTGTTGTGGCATTGctttttgtcatggtttttgtgCCTGAAACAAAAGGACTGGCAATTGAGGAGGTGGAGAAGATGCTTGAGAAGAAGGATGTCCATTTTGTGTTTTGGAAAAGGCAGGCGGGTTAA